The genomic interval tataccagcagcgtggactagtggttagaatatatgctttcgaacatagtggtcacgggttcgagtcccactggttgctgccggccagaccttggtttgtgacgccaggtagatcgtttcctatcagagtttaccaatttatctgattttcattgaaagtgGCATTGTCTAGTGgcgagtgttgtattctttcgtgcagggtgtcacgggttcgattcccactagagtctcgttgttggccagaccttggtgtgtcgaggtcgatcgtttcttatcagaatttgccaatatttctgattttcattgaaacagttcctgtaaaattggcttttcctttccAATTCTCTactgcaaaccttgagttattgttatatctcaggtttcgccagatttctctccgtagatgtctctgtggatgtttattgaatataaaaaaatcgtattgttacatgataAATGTTATTCtttgtattgtatacgatgtttgtaatgtctgaccatatatgtcaggtattgtttcgatttacatgtgcatgtatgtaataattatgtatttagatatctcgttaattatgaattttcaatgtcttgtaataaattagccatagtgacgacctggagctaatctgtaatgtcactatggcgaaatttaaaaaaaataaaaatttaaatcaatgttGCACAGCGCATACATGATTGGGAAATGCAAATTGGGAagaaaaagccaattttacaggaagcgtttcaatgaaaatcagaaaaattgacaaattctgataacaAAAGATCGACCtcgataaaccaaggtctggccaacaacgagactcttagtgggaatcgaacccatgaCATCAAGCACAAAacaattcaatactcaccactagaccacgctgcaggttgatatatacatatgtgcacacCGTGCAGAACATTCgccaaatgcatacatactttttttttgtataatttttatttacctaTACTACGAAGATACCTGAAAGTCATAACGTGGCGGGTCACTATGTCtcggttatatttttgaccaatagcgattatatatttttctacctatgtacataatatgtgcaGTGAAATTCTCGATTGCATTtggattattttcaaatatatttttcgttttaaGTATACGTACGTTTGCCGGATTTTACAGTATGTCACGCGTTTCGGATTCCGGATATTGGAATTATTCCGGACAACAATGCACCAAGTGCACGGTTCGGTGCAGTTGCGCAGTTTAAATATCACCGGTCGTTGAATTCGAAAGGATAAAAGGTATGTGTTCGATATGCGATAGTTTGACTACAcaatttatattcgaatattgcGGTCGAATAGGGTGACTATGAAGCTGccgaatttcaataaaatttagagCTATAAATATAAGAATTTGAATAGTGTATGGTCGACACTACCTCAAGtacaaatcaaattgaaaaaggaatattcaattcaaatttattatcatttggaatatgtatatttatttttttttaaattattatttttaaaaatattgattttaaaatttatgtgcCTTTACGGGTTTCttcccaaggcgacacctatggacgaatttatacgtatgcaatttaaataaatttattgcattattattataaatttgaaattatattcaaatgcaTATAagaaaaggttgccaatttctttggaaccgtttcaactatgaaattagataaaatggCGAACTATGATAGGGAATGATCGACCTAGTGTCACAAATATTcacggtctggccagcaacaccagaCCTGGGTTTTAATTCATGACCCCTCAGTTAATtagagctatgttgctggttatgtACACACCACGGAATGATACGAGTCGTCTATAGGGACTGCAGTACCTCAATCAAACCAATTTTTGTATAAAGACATtcataacatttaaattataaccGCAGACTACTTTTGAAAGAAGTCACACGCCGGAGTGTTTCGGGGTAAATTGGAAGTATTGattcgatttaaataatttaatactcattatttatttatttatttatttatttacatatataccaggaaggccttacaggtaaattccaattattattatattttttttataattattatgctTTGATTGATAgtatgataatatgtatatgatttttaaaacagGGAGGAAGGGTAGGGGTGTCAAATTCTTTTCACAACTCTTTTCTCATATTCAACACTTGCCAAACTGTGATGGATAGTGATTGATCaagacttttattttattttatatctccaaatatactaaatgcagggtcttcatattttatgtattccttatCAAAACCTATATGATTCGAATGATGTCgttacgaaataataaaaaaatcagtatcaacggaaataattatttttgcgagaagccccttgtacacgttAGGTATATATTATGGTATAtattatgttacagtgaaattatatgtcaagtatattttatatattttcaatgtcgtttcagtgaaatcataaccagttacattttccgggttggttttattcatttaagattagattggtATGATTTGATTTAAGGATTGGTATGGTATGATTTAAGGGTTAGTATAGGTTAGGCtgagtaagggttggccctattaatttaagattgggttgttagggttaaatttatacgttgttagagttaaacgttgtaaattcattgtttggtacatttttaatgcttgaattggtgaaaatatattttcactttagaTATGCTTTTGCTgtaacatttatgtatgtacatatatatgtaaaaaaaattcattcatttttttatattaaatttatttaaatcgaaaaaaataatatttcacgaAAACCAAGTagaaattacatacacacacacacaacaaatgtttttttttatatataaggaaaacggaactgaaaaaataatcttgatccggaactgaaaaaggaatccggatccggaactgaaacaggaatcggggcccggaactgaaatagtaatcgatattgatatcgtcgtcatagaaaattgtattttttcgataacgtcacggttctaccacccaaaccttacaaagtctctttcgaaattatatataagattgcctatatacatacatatgtattataaaatgaaaggGAATTTATTGATTTGAAAATTCGACATGAAAAGGTAAGTGAATCAGTGAAACGTTAAACGTTTTATTATATTCCCTTTTAGACAGACGTCCGCGTGTATGTTATATAAAGTGAATTGTTTTATCAAGTCTACCGGACAGATTGCCCGTTAAATTCATGTAAAGGAAATATTTGTTTTGCCAGGACCCGCTCGAGTGGATACGCCGAAATCACAAACGAGCAAATTCGTCAAAGGACCACTCGGAAAAACTACCGAAGGAAAAGGATTCTTTCACtgttgttccgacttttgtaatgacgtgtggcaaacagtcttattaactgattgtcgattggcattattgacgagttggcattagtgtcggcccaagcggaaatacgcgacggtcgacagagtcaccgagtagacggcgtacggacagcttgtgttccgtacgctccgctggcccaccacgtgcaaattttacatttcaataaactacatcaaaccattatcgaagtcttttccatgatggtcacttcgaaccggacaccagtaacctaggccacaacaccaaacggacaaaccaataggaaaaaacgtggtcgagaaaaaatggatgtcaattaagaaatcggtatcgttcctttgttactatccatacctttccaatactaataacatgtttgcttctatttcagcaatatattgattgatgtacagaggtacatgaccgcgtgattgacgcagaaaatatataaataaaaacataacctacaaagacgcatgggacacagaggtaatccaaaattatcggaacgatcacataaacatcgtaaaggatattcaagtaagtgaatgtattcaatctcaggcaatctgttcaaaaggcaatcatgtgggtaggtcagtttttaaaatatgttttaaagtataacaattaattaacgcgattgtataaaataatatcgcgctacgaaggaatgtttcaacggtcgcatcgaatttcgtattaaaagtgtaaaatcagatgtagtgtaaaattagcaaagcacgtggggaattatacttgtagccccaaagtggcttaaaccaagtacataccggtatattcatataccggcagatctctttgtttcttaatgtgtgtagaaactttctcccccctcccccctccacaataaatgtggaattatacttgtagccccaaagtggcttaaaccaagtacataccggtatattcatatcggtagatctttgtttcttaatgtgtgtagaaacaccctcccccccccccccttccacgataaatgtggaattatacttgtagccccaaagtggcttaaaccaagtacataccggtatatgcatatcggtagatctttgtttcttaatgtgtgtagaaacaccctcccccccccccccttccacgataaatgtggaattacacttgtagccccaaagtggattaaatcaagtgcataccggcatattcatacatcggtagatctctttgtttcataatgtgtgatgaaacagtggtgatttaaaataaatcacaagacttgtagccccaaagtggtttaaatcaagcacccaccaatttagggttgtaatttcttccaaaatatgttggatagattctggtgataatagttaaagtagaatattaagattcacggttaatcattgaatattattaccttatctctacgaatagttcaattgacagctatagtagagaacaactgtatttatgagacgaaatagtgcaactttctgaaacaaatgtcaagtgctgaaaacgaggaaatagaagcttcgacttccaagtcgcataaaggtcgaaatccaactagggacgtagaacctattagagacaggtcaagctctagaatacatcagactcgaagtcagactcaatcgatagaaatattagcgaaggaaaataaagtagaagtcataatgacgtcaatagaattaaggtattcaggcgcggtacaaagactaaaaggaaaaatagataaatcctccgaattagatgaaggacagtatcaaaccattaaagaagcatacgattatgtccgaaaactccattacgagtatttagataaccttacagacataccgaaagcggccaaaatagacgaagagtacgatgcaattacaataacagttaaaaatcttaaagcagcattagattgccaatcctttcaagatagtaaactaaaggtagagcaagcaacaattaaatttgctagagataagttaccgacgttaaccattcccacatttcagggagatccatctgaatggcaatcgtttcaacaagcttttaagaatataataggaaacaaaacggaatattcgaatgtcacgaaattgcaatatttgcatcaatccttaatcggtcccgctttggcagctgtatcaggtttagatattagctcagacaattacgaaatagcttggagtattttagacaagcaatataatttaccaagacttaatctcaaaactaggattaattcactttgtgacttaaaattaatcacaagagaatcacatatcgaattgagaaatctattgaatcaggtaacagtgtgtattaaaaacattgaatcgttgggttacgcgagagaaattttagatccatgggtaacatgtttagttctaaggaaattaccttttaatatagtaagagactgggaaatatcgctggttagcagagaaatgccaccatatgaaagtttagagacattcttgcagaatagatgtaatgtattacaatctactgcatctgtaactacggtgaaggaattccctcatagtcgtcaaagaatcatgagaactcatgtcgcgaacaaaaacccatcaagtaaggtaaacgcatgcgcattctgtcgaaataatcatttcataggcaaatgtgataaattcaaagcaaaatccagtatggaaagaaatgaattcgttaaatctaataacatgtgttttaaatgtttaaattcatcgcataagataacaaattgcaagtctaactataattgcttaaggtgcaaacaaaaccatcacactttgttgcatcaggacgatacatttagttccaataatacgggaaggaagtcaattaatgctcattctactcatttctctcaaagggagataattttaccgacggtacaagtagacattataacgtccaatggaacggtcgttaagggtcgcacattattagattccggctcacaagtcaactatgttaccacatctttcgctaagaagaataacttcaaattagagaaaatctctcaaaaaattgtaggtatcgctaatcaagaaagtagcattcgtcacatcaccaaggtgaccataaggtcttcaaccactaattactcaaccaaagtgttgtgtttggtattaccagaaattactggcgaaattccaactgtgaaactggatcaacagttaatttcaataccagcgggaatcaagttatcagatcccctttggaataaaccgacgccaatcgatttattgctcggcgccgagatttgcgttcatgctatgaaagcaggaaccatccagttaggaaaaggtatgcctatcttaaaggataccgaattcggatggacaatagttggtccatatcccgaagtaaataatgctccagggaagagccacataggcttaagtcaattagacagtcacattcaaaacttttggatgatcgaccaggttcctatggtaaaacatcaatctcttgaggagaaaagatgtgaggaacatttccaagcacacacatcacgagataaaaacggtagattttgtgtagctttaccatataaaaattccccggtagtattaggaagttcattgcacattgcggagaaaagacacaaaactttggaaagacgttttttagccaataataatttaaaaatggaatacaataaagttttagaagagtacataaatttaggacatatgtcagagtgtgaacctccggaggcacatgaggttcattgttatttacctcatcacgtcgtggttaaggagtctagccttaccactaaatatcgtgtagtttttgatgcgtccgcaaagacaacgtctaatatctcactaaataatattttgatggtgggacctaatgtccaatcagatttgttaagtttactactcaactttcgactccataaatacgtgattactgcggatattaagcagatgtaccgacagattcaaatagcagaggaaaataaaaatgtacaacgaatcatttggcgaacagatccccagagtaaattcaagcattacaagcttaatacagtaacattcggaactgcttcagccccatttttagctactagatgtctaaatcagttagcagaggagaatagaaacaaatatcccatcgctagtaaagtgatcgaacgtgatttttatgttgatgatttgctcacgggaactaatactattgaagctggtaaattattaaaggttcaactggaaaccatattattatcagccggtatgcccttaagcaaatggacatcgaacaactccgatataatcacggatgttaaagctgacgattgttcagattttaacttctctaacgaatcacacaaaactttaggtttattttggaaaccgcgggaagacgtttttgtatttaaggttcaaaccgaagtcgagactgaaaatataacaaaaagaaactttttatcagtaattagtcagatcttcgacccattaggactattatctccattgttaattaattataagatattaatgcaatctgtctggcaacaaaccattggttgggatgaattcattcctcagacaatcttcaaaaaatggaaagattgtcaattatccaatacagtcatgaaactttataaaattcctagattgataatactaaataatgtcattaatatacaggcacacggattttgtgacgcatccgagaaagcttatggtgcttgtatttatgtaaaatgtactgatcaattgggaaattccaaatgtcatcttgtgtgttctcgttcgagagtcgctccgctcagttttgtaactattccgcgtttagagctgtgctccgctatgttattatcaaagttaatgaagtcaacaatagaccaattaacaattcatattaatgaaaaatattattggacggattcaaccgtcgcattgcattggattagaggagagtcatgtaaatggaccaccttcgttgccaatcgagtggccgaaatccaatcaatatctcaacccattgagtggtaccatgtctcctctacagacaatccagcagatttaatttctcgagggactcaaccatcagaattaaatcataattcgttatggtgggacggccctagttggttgaaattagacgaatcacgatggcctcgaagacctcctgagatcacaatagatcttccagagagaagggtagtcactaacgctacccttgtgagggaaaataattggatagataaacattctcatcttccaagactccttcgagttttatcatatgttcgtcggccactaaggaataaacaattaaacgttaaagaaaataacgaaccgtccgctttagaattaaaagatgctttaaataatttgataaggttatcgcaaatggaatcatttccattggaatatcgtttgctgagcaagggacatccaattcccagtagcagtaaattagctaaattgtcccctctattccacgagaatttaatttgtgttggaagtagacttcctctgggaacaactctatcaacgtcacccattatcttgtcaaataagcataaacttacacacatgattgtccgagatgcgcacttgaaatatattcacttgggtactcaagccttactgtcgttattgcggcagacctattggccattggccagacataatactgtcaaaggagtggtgcgttcatgtgtcatttgtttcagaaataaaccactgtcacacaatagattaatgggattactcccgcttgaacgtaccactgcgaattttcctttcagtcatgtggggatagatttcgcaggaccttttcctgtgaagagtggttgcaataagaattctaagataattaagggttacgtttgtgtctttgtgtgtttttccagtaaggcagttcacttggaacttgtcggagacttaacgagttcaaatttcttaaattgtttaagaagattcgtagccagacgtggcaggcccaatacgatatattccgacaatgctactaattttgtcggtgcaagtcgtgaactcgttaatttagtaaaattaatttacgaacgtcctcatgaggagaagctactacggtatgtagcctccgaagggattcgttggaagtttaacccgccaagggcgcctcacatgggagggctgtgggaagcagcggttaaatccatgaagattcatttaaacaaggtgttaaaggccaccaccttaaatttcgaatcattttgtacggtattgactcaaatagaagcttgcatgaattcccgtcctcttagtcccttgtcttcggatccactagaccttttacccctcacacctggacatttcttaattggcagatccttactcgctcttccaatggaggttaaatataacactaatgtccatgccaatctgcttcagatacaattgaccacagcagcattttggaaacgttggtcggcggaatatttacattctttgcagttacgacacaaatggaagaaggactcgagcaacaatctgagtgtgggtcaaatggtcctgttaaaggaggaacacatgctgccaacccgatgggtcttgggtcgagtcactaaattgtatcccggaccagatggcagagttcgagtcgtcgacgtctttactgccagcggagagtttcgtcggtccagtcatctagtggcgccattgccgattctaccacaaggaccacttgacaggaaggaagatcagcaagagggaggagaaacagcagcttcaattccgtcaacttcggtagcttagtttaacccgaagacactacccccaactcatattacttattagatgtaatcatgagtttaaatcattcaatgttaatagtagtactccgtaattcactttaattgtgttgtgtgtataatttaagctattttcattttaacattcggcagtatatatctccgaatttaatctaatcattttgtctttataatataagacttgtctcatgtcatcactcggaaggattatatccgagtttaaaataaactgttcaaatttgacagttaaaattagattcatgatttgttaatgttagtctccaagccacacttaatggagcatcttaaattatttcatgtctacttaattataacctgccgggagtcatccgcaggtcttatgtttcttgttatgaaaacataagttaactcttactgtttatagtatttatgtgaatcatagaataagtaaatattataatactgaacatttcgatgtttaacgtagagacatctataatcatagttcgccttcatttcctgcttgtaggaatgaatgaatgactttccaatttacttttaatttagcaatgtttgtgctacttgttgatgaaatcaagttaacttaggagcattacactcactaatcaagtttagttgatcggtaatagctgatctgtcttgacaactgtaacagtgtcaacattgtattgtctaagttaacatcaagatgaggaatgcttaagttttaaaccatatacagtccactctctcttctttaaagtaaacttatcttgtaatgcttattcacagcttcaaaggagatttcaaaaattttaatgtaaatagaaacaacattcaccagaggtatacctataagttgaaatattactgaaccaataaattgattttatcctcacactggatgaggcaaaggtttcattattcaccctctatttaattattttaagaactatgatttattgtaaacgactcgtcagtaatgctgtaactctgtagaataactgtattgttcaacagttttcctatgtgggactatgttccgacttttgtaatgacgtgtggcaaacagtcttattaactgattgtcgattggcattattgacgagttggcattagtgtcggcccaagcggaaatacgcgacggtcgacagagttcgagcagacggcgtacggacaacttgtgttccgtacgctccgctgaaccaccacgtgcaaattttacatttcaataaactacatcaaaccattatcgaagtcttttccaactGTTTTTTCTTATACCCTTGTTACCCTTCGTTTATTGCGCCGCTACTTCTACTACtacttattactattattattattgtaatctttatgtaatattactaTTATTCTTGCATTATTTCGCTGTTCAAGGATTTTTTTGTTGTCGAATTTAGAAGAAGAGTTCAGATCACTGAAGTTCGACGATTATTCGCATGCTGAAACT from Arctopsyche grandis isolate Sample6627 chromosome 9, ASM5162203v2, whole genome shotgun sequence carries:
- the LOC143917401 gene encoding uncharacterized protein LOC143917401, producing the protein MSSAENEEIEASTSKSHKGRNPTRDVEPIRDRSSSRIHQTRSQTQSIEILAKENKVEVIMTSIELRYSGAVQRLKGKIDKSSELDEGQYQTIKEAYDYVRKLHYEYLDNLTDIPKAAKIDEEYDAITITVKNLKAALDCQSFQDSKLKVEQATIKFARDKLPTLTIPTFQGDPSEWQSFQQAFKNIIGNKTEYSNVTKLQYLHQSLIGPALAAVSGLDISSDNYEIAWSILDKQYNLPRLNLKTRINSLCDLKLITRESHIELRNLLNQVTVCIKNIESLGYAREILDPWVTCLVLRKLPFNIVRDWEISLVSREMPPYESLETFLQNRCNVLQSTASVTTVKEFPHSRQRIMRTHVANKNPSSKVNACAFCRNNHFIGKCDKFKAKSSMERNEFVKSNNMCFKCLNSSHKITNCKSNYNCLRCKQNHHTLLHQDDTFSSNNTGRKSINAHSTHFSQREIILPTVQVDIITSNGTVVKGRTLLDSGSQVNYVTTSFAKKNNFKLEKISQKIVGIANQESSIRHITKVTIRSSTTNYSTKVLCLVLPEITGEIPTVKLDQQLISIPAGIKLSDPLWNKPTPIDLLLGAEICVHAMKAGTIQLGKGMPILKDTEFGWTIVGPYPEVNNAPGKSHIGLSQLDSHIQNFWMIDQVPMVKHQSLEEKRCEEHFQAHTSRDKNGRFCVALPYKNSPVVLGSSLHIAEKRHKTLERRFLANNNLKMEYNKVLEEYINLGHMSECEPPEAHEVHCYLPHHVVVKESSLTTKYRVVFDASAKTTSNISLNNILMVGPNVQSDLLSLLLNFRLHKYVITADIKQMYRQIQIAEENKNVQRIIWRTDPQSKFKHYKLNTVTFGTASAPFLATRCLNQLAEENRNKYPIASKVIERDFYVDDLLTGTNTIEAGKLLKVQLETILLSAGMPLSKWTSNNSDIITDVKADDCSDFNFSNESHKTLGLFWKPREDVFVFKVQTEVETENITKRNFLSVISQIFDPLGLLSPLLINYKILMQSVWQQTIGWDEFIPQTIFKKWKDCQLSNTVMKLYKIPRLIILNNVINIQAHGFCDASEKAYGACIYVKCTDQLGNSKCHLVCSRSRVAPLSFVTIPRLELCSAMLLSKLMKSTIDQLTIHINEKYYWTDSTVALHWIRGESCKWTTFVANRVAEIQSISQPIEWYHVSSTDNPADLISRGTQPSELNHNSLWWDGPSWLKLDESRWPRRPPEITIDLPERRVVTNATLVRENNWIDKHSHLPRLLRVLSYVRRPLRNKQLNVKENNEPSALELKDALNNLIRLSQMESFPLEYRLLSKGHPIPSSSKLAKLSPLFHENLICVGSRLPLGTTLSTSPIILSNKHKLTHMIVRDAHLKYIHLGTQALLSLLRQTYWPLARHNTVKGVVRSCVICFRNKPLSHNRLMGLLPLERTTANFPFSHVGIDFAGPFPVKSGCNKNSKIIKGYVCVFVCFSSKAVHLELVGDLTSSNFLNCLRRFVARRGRPNTIYSDNATNFVGASRELVNLVKLIYERPHEEKLLRYVASEGIRWKFNPPRAPHMGGLWEAAVKSMKIHLNKVLKATTLNFESFCTVLTQIEACMNSRPLSPLSSDPLDLLPLTPGHFLIGRSLLALPMELRHKWKKDSSNNLSVGQMVLLKEEHMLPTRWVLGRVTKLYPGPDGRVRVVDVFTASGEFRRSSHLVAPLPILPQGPLDRKEDQQEGGETAASIPSTSVA